The genomic window CGGACTCCGGTGACGGAGGCCGACGAGCGGGCGCGCCGCCTGACCCGGGCCGCCGACGAGGCGGCCGCGGCCGGTCACGTGGCCGAGTCGGCCGACATGGCACAGCTCGCCGCGCAGGTCGCCACCAAACCGGAGACGAGGGTTCCCGCGTTGTTGCTGTGCGCCGACGCCGTCTGGCCGGAGCGCGACCGCCGCGTGGAGCTGCTGACCGAGGCGTTCGAGGCGGCCGCCGGCGACAAGGCGCTCGAGGCGCGGGTCCGGATCGAGCTCAGCAACAGCCACTACTTCGACCGCAATCTCGACGGCGCGCGCGAGGAGGCCCGGATCGCCGAGCAGCTCGCCCGCGAGGTCGGCGACACCGAGGCGCTGGTCGACGCTCTGAGCGCGGCCAGTTCGGTGCTGATCTCGCGGGACGCCGGCGAATCCGCGGACGCCGTGCTGCAGCAGGCGGCCGAGCTGGCGAAGGGCCTGCCGCTCACCCGGACCGCGGTGAACGCGCGCCAGATGGCCGCGATGCAGGAGCTGTTCCGCGGCCGGACCGCCGAGGCGATCACCGCGATCAATGCGCTGGCCGACGAGGTCCGCGAGCACGGCGCGATGCGCTGGCTGGCATCCGTACTGATCTCCGCGACCGCGATTCACGAGCGCAGCGGCCGCGGTGCCGAGGCGCTGGCCGCCGGGCACGAGTGCTACCAGCTGATGCAGGACATCGGCGACGAGTCCGAGGTCGGGCTGGTGGTCGCGAGCCGGGCGGAGTGGGTCGGCGGGTCGGCAGCGATGGCGCGGCAGTTCGCGGAGGCCGCGCTGGAAGGCGTCCGCCTGGTCGGGAACGACGAGTGGACCGGTCCGGCGCTGGCCGCGATCGGGATGATCGGCGTACTGACCGGCGACCCGCAGCGGGCGGTCGAGGCGTTCGACGCGATTGCGGAGTCCGGCGAGGCGGCGATGCCGTTCGACCCGGCGGTGATCCCGTGGCACGCGGACTACGCGGAGGCCCTGGTCGCGGCCGGCCGGCTGGACGACGCGGCCGCGCTGATCGCCGAGATCCGGGCCCGGGCCGAGAGCCTGGACCGCGTGGTAGTGAAGCTCGGCCTGGACCGCGCCGAGGCGCTGCTGATCGCCAAGCAGGGCGACCCGGCCGCGGCGCTGGAGCTGCTGGAGAAGTCGCTCGGTACGGCGGGGGACCGGGTCTACCCGCTCGACCTGGCCCGCGGTGAGCTGACTCGGGGCCGGATCGCCCGCCAGGCCCGGCGCCGGTCGGTCGCGCGGACCGCGTTCCTGGACGCGATCGAGCAGTTCGAGTCGTACGGCGCACCCGCCTGGCGCGAGGTCGCGGAGACCGAGCTGGCGCGGCTCGACGTACCGAGCCGGAGCCGGCAGCCGTCGGAGCTGACCGACAACGAGCAGCAGATCGTCTCGATGGTCCGCGACGGCTCCACGAACCGCGAGATCGCCGCCGCGCTGTACCTGTCGGTGAAGGCGGTCGAGTCCCAGCTGACCCGCCTGTACCGGCGCTTCGGCGTCGCGAACCGGACCCAGCTGCTCAGGATGGTCGAGCGACCCGGTAACAATGGCTGAGTGAAACTGGAACGCAAACACGCTCTCGTCCTGCTCGCCATTGCTGCCTGGAACGTCGTCACGTACGCCCGGTTCATCAAGGCGCTCGCCGACACCGAAGGGCGCCCGACCGGGTACTACGTGGCGCACACGATCCTGATCATCGTGAACTTCCTGATCGCGGCGCTGCTCGGCACCTGGGGCGTGCGCGCGTACAAGGCGGCTAAGGCCTCGCAGGCCGGGGCGCCACAAAACTCTTCGGTGTGACGCCGAGCACCTTCTTGAAGTGCCGGTTGAGGTGCGACTGGTCGTAGAACCCGGCCAGCGTCGCCACCTCGGCCGCCGGCCGCCCGTCGAGCAGGTACCGGCGCGCGAGGTCGACCCGCCGCCCGGTCAGATACCGGTGCGGCGGCATCCCGAACTCCCGGCTGAACGCCCGGACCAGATGCACCGGATGCGCATGCACGATGCGTGCCGCCTCCTCGAGGCTGATCCCGTCGGCGACACGAGCATCCAGCAACTCCCGCAACTGCCCCGCTACCCCCGCATCCCGCCGCTGTACCGCCGCTGTCACCTCTCGGGTGAGGTGCTGCTGGAGCCTCTCCTCGATGAACAGCAGACGGCTCTGGGCTTCCAGGTCTTCGCGGCCGTCCCGGAGCACCCGATGCAACTGGTGGATCCGATGGCGTAGCAGCGGGTCGACGTACTCGGGCTGATCGACCGCGGCCCCGATGAGCTGTACTCCGAGTCGATCGGGCTCCAGGTACAACACCCGCTTACGAAAACCCCCAGGGAGCACGGACCGCCCGTCGTGCGGCACATGCGGCGGCAACAACGAGACTTGCGCCTGCGCCAACCCGTGCTCGTGCCGATCCAGGTCGTACCGAACCGCACCCTCGTCCACGATCAGCACGGTCCACGCGTCGTGCGTGTGACTCGGGTACGCATGCGTCGGAAAATGCGCATGCAACACCTCGACGACCCCAGGCACCCCAGGCCGCCACGCCCGCACCTCGGCGCCACCGCTCATGGTTAGAACATACGCTCTGGGGTGTGAAGGTCTACGTGAGTGCGGACATGGAAGGCGTCACCGGGGTCGTCGACGCGGAGGACGTACAGCCGCCGGGACGGGACTACGAGCGCGCCCGGGTGCTGATGACCGAGGACGTGAACGCCGCCGTCCGCGGTGCGTACGCCGCCGGCGCCACCGACGTACTGGTGAACGACGCGCACGGCCCGATGCGCAACCTGCTGCCCGACCTCCTCGACCCGCGCGCCCGCCTCATCAAGGGCCGCCCGAAACCGATGGGCATGATCGAGGGCCTGACCCCGGAGTACGACGCCGCGCTCTGCATCGGCTATCACGCCCGCGCCGGCATCCTCGGCGTACTGAGCCACAGCTTCATGGGCCACGAGATCGAGGACATCTGGCTGGACGACCAACTCACCGGCGAAATCGGCCTCTTCCACGCCACCGCCGCCGCGTACGGCGTACCCCTGGCCCTCCTCACCGGCGACGACACCGCCTGCAACGAACTGAAAGCCTGGGACCCCACCGTCGCCACCGTCCCCGTCAAGTTCGCCAAGGACCGCTTCGCCGCCGAACTGGTCCCGGTCGCCGAAGCCCGCGAGTCGATCGAAACGACCACCACTGCCGCCCTCAGCCGCCTCCTCACGCCCGAGCGCCGTTCCGGACCCCGCACGTTGGCCGTCCGCTGGCAGTCCGCCTCGGTCGCCTCCCACCTGACCGCCATCCCCGGCGTGACCCGCCGAGACGACCGCACCGTGACTGTCGAAGCCGACATGCTCCACCTCTACCGCCTCTTCAACCTCTTCCTCCGCGTCTGCACAGCCGTCACCTCGAACCCGCCGTACTGCTGAATGGGTTGGAGATCGGGGACTTAGACGGGCAGGATCTGAACCGTGGGTCGGTCGGAAATCCTGTCTATCGGTTATGAGGGGCGCAGCCAGCAGGATCTGCTGGCTACTTTGACAAGCCATGGTGTCACCGTGGTTGTCGATGTTCGGCTCAACCCGATCAGCCGCAAGCCGGGTCTGAGCAAGACTCGTCTCGCCGAGGCGTTGGCGGCGGCCGGCATCGAGTACCGGCATCTGAAAGCGCTCGGGAATCCGCGGACGAACCGCAGCCCGTTCCACGAGGGCAGGATCGCCGAGGGCTGCGACGAGTTCCGAAAGTTGCTCGCCGCGCCGGAGGCGGAGTCCGCGCTCCAGCAGATCGTCAACGCGAGCCGGCACACCAAGCTCGCCGTGCTGTGCTTCGAGAAGAGCCACGACCACTGCCATCGGCAAATAGTCGTTGACGAGGTCGACAGTCGAGAATCGCGCGACATCACCTACGTCTAGAACGGGCTGTTAAGAACGTACAAGACCGTCGTCGCTCGGGACCGGCAGGCTTCTGGTTGTGGAAAAGTTTGATACGAAGATTGCTGTGTTGTTGCGGGATGATCTGGCTGTTTGGCAGCGGTTGAATGTGGCGGCGTTTCTGGTGAGTGGGATTGCCGGTACGCATGCCGAGGTGGTCGGTGAGCCGTACGAGGATGCGGACGGCGTGCGGTACTTGCCGATGTTCCGGCAGCCGGTGATGGTGTTCGAGGGGGCCAAGGAGTTCATGGTCACCGCGCACCGGCGGGCGTTGGACCGGGGGATCGAGCACTCGGTGTTCACCCAGGACTTGTTTGCTACCGGCAACGACCACGACAACCGCGCGGCGGTGAAGGCGGTCCCGACCGCCGACCTCGACCTGGTCGGAATCGCTTTCTACGGCCCGAAGAACGCCGTCGACAAAACCCTCAAAGGCGCCACCAAGCACCACTGAGCAGATACCGCTCGGCTGCGGATGGCCGGAGTCGGTCGGCTCACGGTCAGCCGGACGATCCTGCGATTCGGCCTCGACGGCCGTGTCACACGCTCGCGGTAGATCACCCGCGTCGAGGTACGAGGTCGCGAGGGAGATCCTGCAGAAAGCGCGGCTTCGTGGATGCAGCTCCGATGACCCGCCGAGAGCAAGCTTCGCGTGCCGCTCGGTATCTTTCGGCACTCGGAGAGCAATGAAGCAGTGAGCGAGTTCGTCTTGGAGTTCTGCCTCATCGAAGTACTCGATCCACGCCGGCTCGTCACCGTCCGAGCTTTCGCGAAGTCCGTCTCCGCTTGCTTGATCATCCGCAGACAAGCGCGTTTGTCACCAATACTTGCCAGGCCTCGGGCTTCCATAGCCGCGTACATCGCTCGGATCCGGGGCGTGGCTTGGCCGCCTGCTCCGAGCGCGGCAGCCCTCGCCAAGTCCACAGCCTCTTGGTGCTCGCCGAGGTAGAAAGCTGTGGAACGACATCGAGGCGACCCACCGCTTCTGGATCCGAGCGGGTCGACCCGCCAGGGAGCGCTACCAACTGAAGCTCACCCGGTCACATCAGTACGTCGTACTCGACGAGTCCTCGACGCCGATCCACGACTTGCTCGTGCCAAGCCACTGATTCACCAACGACTGACTTAGCGGCTATTCAGAAGTCACCAGGCAAACCCCCGCCTACCCGATAAAGCCAGCAACCACTCTAATCTCTCTTTTTTCTTTATCTTCTGTTCTTCCGTTGTCTACCTCGCCTGCCTCGCGTCCCATTTGAACTAACGGGGCGCGAACTTCGACCAGGTGTTGCCGCCGTCGGTGCTCAGGACGACCTCTGTCGTGCGGCGGCGCGGCACCTCGAAGCCGTACATCAGCTTCTCGTCACCCTCGAGGTCGGCGAGGTCGCCCGGATTGGCGTCGAGGAGCTTCGCGGACCCGTCCTGGATCCGGTACAGCCGCGGCCGGGCGCCGACGGCACCGCCGAGCATCAGCGCCGTACCGTCGTCGAGCGCCAGCGGTGGCACGTCCAGGCTCGGCGGCGGGTTCTGTACGGTCTTCCAGTTGGCGCCGCGGTCGGTGGAGATCTCCATCTTCGCCACGGCCTGCCCGGTGGCGGTGACGGCGACCTGCGTGGTCAGCAGCGTCTTGCCATCGGGGCTGACGGCGAGCCGGCCGAGCTGGTTGTGGGTGTCGAGCGAGCGCGAGCCCCAGGTCTGCCCGCCGTCGTCGGTCCAGACGATGTCTGTGCGCCCGATACCGGTCAGCATCCAGCACCGCCCGGTCCCGTCACACACCGGCGACCGAGTACCGCGGCCCTCGAGCATCCGGACCGTCGAGTCCTCCGGGTCCACCACGACGATCCGGCCCGGCACGATCTGGTCGCTGAGCACCTCGTTCTTGCCGAACGTCGTGGTCGGCAGCCGGTACCGGAGCTTGGTCAGCAGCGGTCCGTCGTACGTCAGCCGGTACATCATCGTCGCGCCGCCCTCGAGCGTGCCCTCCGGCGGCGGCGCGATCGCGATCGCCTCGGTACCGGACCGCAGCGTCACGTACGGCACCGGCCACTCCGGCGCGGTCGCGCGCGAGCCGTCCCGGTCGACCACCGCGGCGTACTTGCAGGTCGGGCCGCTGGTGCAGTCCGACCAGCCGGCCGCCCAGCGGTTCCGGGTGACCATCGTGATCGACAGCACCTGGGCGCGCTTCGAGGTCACCACGGTGGTGCCGGGTGCGCCGACAGCGGCCGGTTCGACCACGATCGGCTTGTCCGCGACCGGTCCCGGCGCGGACAGGTGGAGTACGGCGAGCACGATCGACGTCAGCGCCGCTAGTACGCCGACGACCAGCACCGGCGGCATGCTCCGGGGGAGCCCGCAGCGCTCCAGCAGCTCCACCAGGCGACGGTAGAAGCGGTCGGAGAATTCGCGCAGGCGTGGCTCCACTGTCACCCCCCAAGGGCAGAGATCTCCCCCGCCAGGCAGGGTCAGGTCGGCGGCAGAATCTTACAGGGAGTCAGGAGCAGGCTTACACGCGGCGGAAAATGAGCGCTCGTTTGACTTCCTGGATCGCCTTGGTGACCTCGATGCCGCGCGGGCAGGCCTCGGTGCAGTTGAAGGTGGTCCGGCAGCGCCAGACACCTTCCTTGTCGTTCAGGATCTCCAGCCGCTGCTCGGTGCCCTCGTCCCGGCTGTCGAAGATGAACCGGTGCGCGCCGACGATCGCCTGCGGGCCGAAGTACTGCCCGTCGGACCAGAACACCGGGCAGGACGTCGTACACGCCGCGCACAGGATGCACTTGGTGGTGTCGTCGAAGCGGTCCCGGTCGGCCTGCGACTGGATCCGCTCCCGGGTCGGCTCGTGGCCGCTGGTGACCAGGAACGGCATCACCGAGCGGTACGCCTCGAAGAACGGGTCCATGTCGACGACCAGGTCCTTGAGCACCGCGAGCCCCTTGATCGGCTCGACGGTGATCTCCTTGTCCGGGTTCAGGTCCTTGATCAGCGTCTTGCAGGCCAGCCGGTTCCGGCCGTTGATCCGCATCGCGTCCGAACCGCAGACGCCGTGCGCGCAGGACCGCCGGAACGTCAGCGTACCGTCCTGCTCCCACTTGATCTTGTGCAGCGCGTCCAGCACCCGGTCGGTCGGCTGCAGCGTGACGGAGTACGTCTTCCACTCCGCCTCGGCTGTCACCTCGGGGTTGTACCGGAGGATCTTGACCTTCACGTCCATCAGTACTTGCGCTCCATCGGCTTGTAGCGGGTCTGCACGACCGGCTTGTAGTCCAGCCGGATGTTCACGGCGCCGTCGGCATCGACCTCGCGGTAGGCCATCGTGTGCCGCATGAAGTTGACGTCGTCGCGCTTGTCGTAGTCCTCGCGGAAGTGCCCGCCGCGGGACTCCTTACGTGCCAGCGCGCCCACCACCAGGACCTCGGCCAGGTCGATCAGGAAGCCCAGCTCGACGGCCTCGAGCAGGTCGGTGTTGAACCGCTTGCCCTTGTCCTGCACGGCGACGTTCGCATAGCGCAGCTTGAGCGCCTCGATGTCGGTGAGCGCCTGCTTCAGCGAGCCCTCGGTCCGGTACACCTGCGCGTTCAGGTCCATCGTCGCCTGCAGGTCGGACCGGATCGCGGCGATCCGCTCGTCACCGGTCGAGTTCCGCAGCCCTTCGACGAGGTCGACGACGTACGCCGCCGGGTCCTCGGGCAGCTCCTCGAACGACGCGGTCTCGGCGTACTCCGCCGCCGCGATCCCGGCCCGCCGGCCGAACACGTTGATGTCCAGCAGCGAGTTCGTCCCCAGCCGGTTCGCGCCGTGGACGGACACGCAGGCGACCTCACCCGCGGCGTACAGGCCCGGGATCACGTCGTCGTTGTTGGCCAGGGCCTCGCCGCGGATGTTGGTCGGGATGCCGCCCATCGCGTAGTGCGCGGTCGGGAACACCGGGATCTGCTCGGTGTACGGCTCCACGCCCAGGTAGGTCCGCGCGAACTCGGTGATGTCCGGCAGCTTCGCGTCGATGTGCGCGGGCTCCAGGTGGGTCAGGTCGAGCATCACGTAGGCGCCGTCCGGACCGCAGCCGCGGCCCTCGCGGACCTCGTTCGCCATCGCGCGCGCGACCATGTCCCGCGGCGCCAGGTCCTTCACGGTCGGCGCGTACCGCTCCATGAAGCGTTCGTTGTCCTTGTTCCGCAGGATGCCGCCCTCGCCACGGGCCGCCTCCGACAGCAGTACGCCGAGACCCGCCAGGCCGGTCGGGTGGAACTGGAAGAACTCCATGTCCTCCAGCGGCAGGCCCTTGCGCCAGACGATGCCCATGCCGTCACCGGTCAGGGTGTGCGCGTTGGACGTGGTCCGGAACACCTTGCCGAAACCGCCGGACGCGAAGATCACCGACTTGGCGGAGAACACGTGCAGCTCGCCGGTGGCCAGCTCGTACGCGACCACGCCGCTCGCCTTGCCGTCGGTCATCAGCAGGTCGAGAACGTAGTACTCGTTGAAGAACTCGACGTTCTGCTTGATGCACTGCTGGTACAGCGTCTGCAGGATCATGTGACCGGTACGGTCGGCCGCGAAGCACGAACGCCGTACGACGGCCTCGCCGTGGTTGCGGGTGTGCCCACCGAAGAACCGCTGGTCGATCTTGCCCTCGGCGGTCCGGTTGAACGGCAGGCCCATCTTCTCGAGGTCGAGAACCGCGTCGACGGCCTCCTTGCACATCACCTCGGCCGCGTCCTGGTCGACCAGGAAGTCACCACCCTTGACCGTGTCGAAGGTGTGCCACTCCCAGTTGTCCTCCTCGACGTTGGCCAGCGCGGCGCACATGCCGCCCTGGGCCGCGCCGGTGTGCGACCGGGTCGGGTAGAGCTTGGTCAGTACCGCGGTCCGGGTGCGCTTGCTCGACTCGAGCGCGGCGCGCATCCCGGCGCCGCCCGCGCCGACGATGATGACGTCGTACTGGTGCTGCTGCATCAAGATCCTTTATTTGCAGACCGACAACGTGGAGTTGGGGTCGAGGCAGGGGTCGAAGGTGAAGATCACCAGGGTGCCGAGCACCACGATCACGATCGCGGCGGTGATCAGCAGGGCCTTGAGCCAGAACCGGGTCTGGTCCTTCTCGGCGTAGTCGTTGATGATCGTGCGCAGGCCGTTGGTGCCGTGCAGCATTGCCAGCCACAGCATCAGCAGGTCCCAGACCTGCCAGAGCGGGTTGGCCCACTTGCCGGCCACGAAGCCGAAGTCCAGCGCGGTGATCCCGCCGCCGAGCATCAGGTTCACGAACAGGTGGCCGAGCACCAGGATCACCAGGGCGAGCCCGGACAGCCGCATGAACAGCCAGCTGTACAGCTCGAAGTTGGTCCGGCCCAGCCGGCGGCCGGAGCTACTGCGGGGTGCGGCGATGTCGGTCATCTCAGCCTCCGAAGACGTGCGAGAGGTGACGGATGACGAACGGCACGAACAGCACCACCCAGAGCACCAGCACGCCGATCATCAGCTGCCGCTGGTAGCGCGGGCCCTTGGCCCAGAAGTCCACCAGGATCAGCCGGATGCCGTTGAACGCGTGGAACAGGATCGCGGCCACCAGGCCGACCTCGAGCAGGCCGACCACCGGGTTCTTGTAGGTGCCGATGACCTCGTTGTACGCGTGCGGGGAGACGCGGACCAGCGCGGTGTCCAGCACGTGCACCAGCAGGAAGAAGAAGATCCCGACACCGGTGATCCGGTGCGCGACCCATGACCACATACCCTCCCGGCCGCGGTAGAGCGTGCCGGCTGGTTTGCTGGGCAAACCCGTCCTCCGATCGGACCCGAGAACCTGGCGAAATCCAGGTCGGTTCGATGCTAGTCCCGCCGTACCGGCCGAAATGTCCCGCCTGGTGTGAGATCCGTCGCGTCGGTGGCCCAGCGCCGTGACCGGCGAGTGGCCCTCGACGGCGTGCTTGACTTCAACTTCACTTGAGTTCGTTGACTGCTGGGCATGAGAGACGAGGGGAAGAACACGGTGAGTTTCTGGATCTGTGCGACCTGTGCCGTCGAGCACTCGGAGCAGGTCGAGGTGTGCGCGATCTGCAACGACGAGCGGCAGTGGGTGCCGGCCGACGGGCAGCACTGGACCACGCTCGACGAGTTGGCCGGTACCGAGGTGACGATCGACGAGGTGGAGCCCGGCCTGTACGGCATCCGCTCGAAGCCGCCGGTCGGGATCGGGCAGCAGTCGATGCTGTTGACAACCAACGAGGGCAACCTGCTCTGGGACCCGATCGGCTACCTGGACGACGACGCCGTCGCCCGGGTCCGCGAACTCGGCGAGGTGGTCGCGATCATCGCCAGTCACCCGCACATGTACGGCGTCCAGGTCGAGTGGAGCCACCGGCTGGGAGACGTTCCTGTCTATGTCGCGGAGGCGGACAAGGAGTGGGTGGCCCGCCACGACCCGGTGATCCGCACCTGGTCCGGCGAACTCACGCCGCTACCCGGGGTGACCGTTCTGCAACCCGGCGGTCACTTCCCCGGCAGCGCGGTGGTCCACTGGGCGAACGGTGCCGACGGCAAGGGAGTGATCCTCTCCGGCGACACCATCTTCGCCAACCCCGACCGCACCTCGGTCAGCTTCATGCGCAGCTACCCCAACCGCATCCCACTGTCCGGCGCGGTCGTCGACCGGGTAGCCCGCTCCCTCGACCCGTTCGAGTACGACCGCCTCTACAACAACTTCGGCGCCTCCATCCCCACCGACGCCAAAGCCGTCGTCCGCCGCTCCGCCGACCGCCACGCCGCCTGGGTCCGCGGCGACTACGACCACCTGACCTGAGACGCGTACCGACCAACGGGTAGTGGTGCCACCAGCGGGTTGGGCGCACGCTCGGCGTTCAGCACCGATGGGCGCTGAACGGGATCACTACCCGTCCTTCGGTACAGCTCAGGCCGCGAGGCGGGTCTGGGCGAGGCGGTTGTGGAGGGCGAGCATGCGTTGGACGCAGGTGTCCCAGGTGTAGAGCTCGGCTCGGCGGCGGGCTGCTTGGCGGCGGCCGGGGAGGTTTGTCAGGGCGAGGACGGCGTTGGCGAGGTCGGCGGGGTTTGCCGGGGCCCAGCGGGCGCAGGTTTCGTCGACGAGTTCGCGGGCGCCGCCGGTGTTGGCGGTGACGACCGGGGTGCCGGCCGCGAGGGCTTCGAGGACGGCGAGGCCGAAGGTTTCGCCGGGGCAGACGGAGAGGGCGATGTCGGCTTCGGCGAGGTGTTTGGCGAGGGTACGGCGGCCGTCGACGTACCCGTGGAAGTGCACCGGCGCGTCTCCGGCGATCTCCAGCAGTTCGTCGAGGTGTGGGCCGGTGCCGTACACGTCCATCCGGAGGTCGACGCCGCGGCGGTGCAGTTCGGCAGCTGTGGCTACCGCGAGGTGCGGGCTCTTCTCCCGGGACAGGCGCCCGGCGTGGACGAGCTTCAGTACGCCGTCGTCCACAGGCTGACCAAGCGAAGGGTGGAACGTGTCCAGGTCGACCCCGAGCGGGATCCGTACGAGCGGTGTCGTCACCTCGTCGAACTCGGCCGCGGCGTAGCGCGACGTCACCACGACCGCGTCGTACGTCCGGCCGAGGATCTTGTACAGCGCAGACACCGTAGCGACCACGCCGAGTTGGCTGTACTTGACGCCGTCCGCACCCCACCGCTGCGTGACCCCGCCGAGCATCCGGCCGGGACGCAGTACGTCGTTCCCGCCCAGCTGACCCGGCCGCGCCGCGCCGAGCGCGAGCATCGCGTCCAAACGCTCGTGGCTGAACAGGACGGTGCCGATGTCGTTGCGCCGGGCCCAGCGGGCGACCGGGAGCAGCGTCGACTTGTCGGAGATCTCGACCGTGGTCGGCCGGAACTTCTTCAGGATGTCGATCACGGTCCACGGGTTGGTGATGAGCCGGTACCCGCCGCTCACCTTCGGCGCCTTCACCCGGACGACCGTGCCGAGTTCGGTCTCGATCACCACGTCCTTCTCCCCGGGCGTGATCACGATCCG from Kribbella jejuensis includes these protein-coding regions:
- a CDS encoding DUF2000 domain-containing protein, with the protein product MEKFDTKIAVLLRDDLAVWQRLNVAAFLVSGIAGTHAEVVGEPYEDADGVRYLPMFRQPVMVFEGAKEFMVTAHRRALDRGIEHSVFTQDLFATGNDHDNRAAVKAVPTADLDLVGIAFYGPKNAVDKTLKGATKHH
- a CDS encoding M55 family metallopeptidase, producing the protein MKVYVSADMEGVTGVVDAEDVQPPGRDYERARVLMTEDVNAAVRGAYAAGATDVLVNDAHGPMRNLLPDLLDPRARLIKGRPKPMGMIEGLTPEYDAALCIGYHARAGILGVLSHSFMGHEIEDIWLDDQLTGEIGLFHATAAAYGVPLALLTGDDTACNELKAWDPTVATVPVKFAKDRFAAELVPVAEARESIETTTTAALSRLLTPERRSGPRTLAVRWQSASVASHLTAIPGVTRRDDRTVTVEADMLHLYRLFNLFLRVCTAVTSNPPYC
- the sdhC gene encoding succinate dehydrogenase, cytochrome b556 subunit, producing MPSKPAGTLYRGREGMWSWVAHRITGVGIFFFLLVHVLDTALVRVSPHAYNEVIGTYKNPVVGLLEVGLVAAILFHAFNGIRLILVDFWAKGPRYQRQLMIGVLVLWVVLFVPFVIRHLSHVFGG
- a CDS encoding helix-turn-helix domain-containing protein — encoded protein: MSGGAEVRAWRPGVPGVVEVLHAHFPTHAYPSHTHDAWTVLIVDEGAVRYDLDRHEHGLAQAQVSLLPPHVPHDGRSVLPGGFRKRVLYLEPDRLGVQLIGAAVDQPEYVDPLLRHRIHQLHRVLRDGREDLEAQSRLLFIEERLQQHLTREVTAAVQRRDAGVAGQLRELLDARVADGISLEEAARIVHAHPVHLVRAFSREFGMPPHRYLTGRRVDLARRYLLDGRPAAEVATLAGFYDQSHLNRHFKKVLGVTPKSFVAPRPARP
- a CDS encoding DUF488 family protein; amino-acid sequence: MGRSEILSIGYEGRSQQDLLATLTSHGVTVVVDVRLNPISRKPGLSKTRLAEALAAAGIEYRHLKALGNPRTNRSPFHEGRIAEGCDEFRKLLAAPEAESALQQIVNASRHTKLAVLCFEKSHDHCHRQIVVDEVDSRESRDITYV
- a CDS encoding helix-turn-helix transcriptional regulator, producing MTDDELVGRTGLVERATKQLETSGSVLLYGPTGIGKSALARALVADRCRKGCRILSAAPSNSEAGLPYVTLLDLLSSQLEFAWQVLPDHLRQPLEVALLKASAPDTVRDELAVRLAVLHVLRRLATTGPVLIVVDDIQWVDPSSLEVLTFCARRLSDGVHLLATEQVADGDLPMMADACPEPVLQLEVPPLTEPDVLGLLRQRLSSPLPVRTARRIFAASAGNPFMALELGRAVLRHPKSVSPNDPLPVSSRLKTLLGERLADTSATTHELLLHAASSPRPTTTQLARSLDRPIDADLAEAEELGLIDISAERLRFTHPLLREFVYAEATSADRRRAHAKLAAVVDEPVENATHRALATQAADVQLAAAIEEAAAVAAGRGAPGAAATLWRLSAERTPVTEADERARRLTRAADEAAAAGHVAESADMAQLAAQVATKPETRVPALLLCADAVWPERDRRVELLTEAFEAAAGDKALEARVRIELSNSHYFDRNLDGAREEARIAEQLAREVGDTEALVDALSAASSVLISRDAGESADAVLQQAAELAKGLPLTRTAVNARQMAAMQELFRGRTAEAITAINALADEVREHGAMRWLASVLISATAIHERSGRGAEALAAGHECYQLMQDIGDESEVGLVVASRAEWVGGSAAMARQFAEAALEGVRLVGNDEWTGPALAAIGMIGVLTGDPQRAVEAFDAIAESGEAAMPFDPAVIPWHADYAEALVAAGRLDDAAALIAEIRARAESLDRVVVKLGLDRAEALLIAKQGDPAAALELLEKSLGTAGDRVYPLDLARGELTRGRIARQARRRSVARTAFLDAIEQFESYGAPAWREVAETELARLDVPSRSRQPSELTDNEQQIVSMVRDGSTNREIAAALYLSVKAVESQLTRLYRRFGVANRTQLLRMVERPGNNG
- a CDS encoding WD40/YVTN/BNR-like repeat-containing protein, whose product is MELLERCGLPRSMPPVLVVGVLAALTSIVLAVLHLSAPGPVADKPIVVEPAAVGAPGTTVVTSKRAQVLSITMVTRNRWAAGWSDCTSGPTCKYAAVVDRDGSRATAPEWPVPYVTLRSGTEAIAIAPPPEGTLEGGATMMYRLTYDGPLLTKLRYRLPTTTFGKNEVLSDQIVPGRIVVVDPEDSTVRMLEGRGTRSPVCDGTGRCWMLTGIGRTDIVWTDDGGQTWGSRSLDTHNQLGRLAVSPDGKTLLTTQVAVTATGQAVAKMEISTDRGANWKTVQNPPPSLDVPPLALDDGTALMLGGAVGARPRLYRIQDGSAKLLDANPGDLADLEGDEKLMYGFEVPRRRTTEVVLSTDGGNTWSKFAPR
- the sdhA gene encoding succinate dehydrogenase flavoprotein subunit, with the translated sequence MQQHQYDVIIVGAGGAGMRAALESSKRTRTAVLTKLYPTRSHTGAAQGGMCAALANVEEDNWEWHTFDTVKGGDFLVDQDAAEVMCKEAVDAVLDLEKMGLPFNRTAEGKIDQRFFGGHTRNHGEAVVRRSCFAADRTGHMILQTLYQQCIKQNVEFFNEYYVLDLLMTDGKASGVVAYELATGELHVFSAKSVIFASGGFGKVFRTTSNAHTLTGDGMGIVWRKGLPLEDMEFFQFHPTGLAGLGVLLSEAARGEGGILRNKDNERFMERYAPTVKDLAPRDMVARAMANEVREGRGCGPDGAYVMLDLTHLEPAHIDAKLPDITEFARTYLGVEPYTEQIPVFPTAHYAMGGIPTNIRGEALANNDDVIPGLYAAGEVACVSVHGANRLGTNSLLDINVFGRRAGIAAAEYAETASFEELPEDPAAYVVDLVEGLRNSTGDERIAAIRSDLQATMDLNAQVYRTEGSLKQALTDIEALKLRYANVAVQDKGKRFNTDLLEAVELGFLIDLAEVLVVGALARKESRGGHFREDYDKRDDVNFMRHTMAYREVDADGAVNIRLDYKPVVQTRYKPMERKY
- a CDS encoding SCO4848 family membrane protein — encoded protein: MKLERKHALVLLAIAAWNVVTYARFIKALADTEGRPTGYYVAHTILIIVNFLIAALLGTWGVRAYKAAKASQAGAPQNSSV
- a CDS encoding succinate dehydrogenase hydrophobic membrane anchor subunit — encoded protein: MTDIAAPRSSSGRRLGRTNFELYSWLFMRLSGLALVILVLGHLFVNLMLGGGITALDFGFVAGKWANPLWQVWDLLMLWLAMLHGTNGLRTIINDYAEKDQTRFWLKALLITAAIVIVVLGTLVIFTFDPCLDPNSTLSVCK
- a CDS encoding succinate dehydrogenase iron-sulfur subunit, translating into MDVKVKILRYNPEVTAEAEWKTYSVTLQPTDRVLDALHKIKWEQDGTLTFRRSCAHGVCGSDAMRINGRNRLACKTLIKDLNPDKEITVEPIKGLAVLKDLVVDMDPFFEAYRSVMPFLVTSGHEPTRERIQSQADRDRFDDTTKCILCAACTTSCPVFWSDGQYFGPQAIVGAHRFIFDSRDEGTEQRLEILNDKEGVWRCRTTFNCTEACPRGIEVTKAIQEVKRALIFRRV